A section of the Branchiostoma lanceolatum isolate klBraLanc5 chromosome 19, klBraLanc5.hap2, whole genome shotgun sequence genome encodes:
- the LOC136425864 gene encoding E3 ubiquitin-protein ligase TRIM45-like — protein MAEAVLSQISGEFLECAICLESFKDPKILPCLHTFCKGCLGKFLAKEGDVKGKFPCPTCRTETVLSEGGVAGLKDNFFVLSLRDTVEAQKSLVSKEDDNFHCDVCEEEEASGGCEICEEFLCDECSRAHRRAKRTREHEVIGVAELKEKRLAKMSSIKSKSLPICPNHDDEKLKFFCESCLRPICRGCTVLQHRDHKYGYLANVVGDFRVKIKDTLEAAKPKIDEYRDVASVLAMKQAELDNKSKKAADDIDAAADKETKYFSGLIIGKQTELKEQLATDIAARSKQLSATSDSVESTLGCLSSTVDFSQKVVEHGSDFDVMNVYADVTARLASLLKCPTPDIPDDISDVTFHPQMKRKVREIDLGNIVGATSSITDRPVAEEETVQDQTTVCMKFTTLGATGRLGPTTLGNHYRGHRYEHLVTLHNGIQRFSIPETGTYIIEAAGAAAGWGPFDPNSARGRGAVLRGTFQLKQGEGLKILVGQEGAESESGAGVGGGGGTFVVSPSDNPLIVAGGGGGASGVQTRNPLCDGTVSQNGNKSYGGTVREGGSNGFGAPYNYGGGGLKIQSNCYSTEKGGKAFASGGVGGQGKHNNADGGFGGGEGGCGFGGGGGGGGGYSGGAMGEFCLQSGGGGGGSYNCGEDKSGENGANDEPGYVVITK, from the exons ATGGCGGAGGCCGTTCTGAGCCAAATCTCAGGCGAATTTCTGGAATGTGCGATCTGCCTGGAGTCCTTTAAGGACCCCAAGATCCTGCcgtgtcttcacaccttctgcAAGGGCTGTCTTGGGAAGTTCTTGGCGAAGGAAGGTGACGTGAAGGGAAAGTTTCCCTGTCCAACATGTCGGACCGAAACCGTGCTTTCGGAGGGCGGTGTCGCTGGGCTCAAAGACAACTTCTTTGTGCTGAGCTTGAGGGACACCGTAGAGGCTCAAAAGAGTTTGGTCAGCAAGGAGGATGACAATTTCCATTGCGATGTTtgcgaagaagaagaagcaagcGGTGGCTGTGAGATCTGTGAAGAGTTCTTGTGTGATGAGTGCTCTCGGGCCCACCGTCGAGCCAAACGCACACGCGAGCATGAAGTCATCGGCGTGGCGGAGCTAAAAGAAAAGCGACTCGCCAAGATGAGTTCCATCAAGTCAAAATCACTGCCTATCTGTCCAAATCACGACGACGAGAAGTTGAAGTTTTTCTGTGAGTCGTGCCTGCGCCCCATCTGCCGAGGTTgtacggtactgcagcacagaGACCACAAGTACGGCTACCTGGCAAACGTCGTTGGTGACTTCAGGGTCAAGATCAAGGACACACTAGAAGCTGCCAAACCAAAGATCGATGAATACAGAGATGTTGCAAGTGTCCTAGCCATGAAGCAAGCTGAGCTTGACAACAAGAGTAAGAAAGCCGCAGATGATATAGATGCAGCTGCAGACAAAGAGACCAAGTATTTCAGTGGCCTTATCATAGGCAAGCAGACAGAACTCAAAGAACAGTTAGCAACAGACATTGCAGCCCGTTCCAAACAGCTCTCTGCCACATCAGATAGTGTTGAGAGCACCCTAGGCTGTCTGTCCAGCACAGTGGACTTCTCGCAGAAAGTCGTGGAGCATGGCAGTGACTTTGACGTCATGAACGTGTACGCTGACGTCACGGCGCGGCTAGCATCTCTACTGAAATGTCCAACTCCGGACATCCCTGACGACATCAGTGACGTCACGTTCCATCCTCAGATGAAGAGGAAAGTCAGGGAAATTGACCTTGGTAATATTGTTGGTGCGACCTCCAGCATAACTG ATCGACCTGTTGCTGAGGAAGAAACAGTACAGGACCAGACTACTGTCTGTATGAAGTTCACCACCCTGGGGGCCACCGGCCGTCTGGGCCCCACTACCCTGGGGAACCACTACAGGGGACATCGGTATGAACACCTGGTGACGCTACATAACGGGATACAGCGCTTCTCTATACCAGAGACAGGAACCTACATCATAGAGGCAGCGG GAGCTGCTGCAGGGTGGGGTCCATTTGACCCAAATTCTGCTCGAGGTCGGGGTGCCGTACTGAGGGGAACTTTCCAACTCAAACAAG gTGAAGGTCTGAAGATTCTGGTTGGACAAGAAGGTGCTGAGAGTGAATCTGGAGCAGGGGTTGGAGGAGGGGGTGGTACATTTGTTGTCAGCCCATCGGACAATCCACTCATTGTTGccgggggtgggggaggggcgTCAGGGGTACAGACTCGTAACCCCCTGTGTGACGGGACTGTGTCTCAGAATGGCAATAAGAGTTATGGAGGAACTGTGAGGGAGGGAGGAAGTAATGGGTTTGGAGCACCATATAATTATGGTGGAGGAGGCCTGAAGATTcaaagtaactgttacagtactgagAAAGGTGGGAAGGCCTTTGCCAGTGGGGGGGTTGGAGGACAGGGCAAACACAACAATGCTGATGGTGGGTTTGGTGGAGGGGAAGGAGGTTGTGGATTTGgtggaggagggggtgggggagggggttacTCTGGGGGTGCCATGGGTGAATTCTGTTTGCAAAGCggtggaggagggggaggtTCCTACAACTGTGGTGAAGATAAAAGTGGTGAGAATGGGGCAAATGATGAACCAGGGTATGTGGTCATTACCAAGTAG